In one window of Gemmatimonadaceae bacterium DNA:
- a CDS encoding helix-turn-helix domain-containing protein: protein MTPASRAGAESAGTVLCLVALLKRERTKALIRTAFPRRRAHVLLIKSPAELDEQLTKQLVDAVLVDAGAGEDAARMVARADDFQSVPFVLLTSLLPADAPMVAKAAEHGVTDVLIDGVDDSVAREIVLRHAFSTRFERALTDPPAILHLDTPLQLAVWRSVVHRAGRPVRTDQLARELGVSREHLSRSFAVGEAPTLKRVIDLVRVLAAAELAKNAGYDVRDVAQVLGFASSSHLSSTTQRLVGARASSLTRLRAVDLLERFNNHRD from the coding sequence ATGACGCCTGCGTCCCGCGCCGGCGCCGAAAGCGCTGGCACCGTCCTGTGTCTGGTCGCCCTGCTCAAGCGTGAACGCACGAAAGCGCTCATCCGAACGGCATTTCCGCGACGCCGGGCCCATGTGCTGCTGATCAAGTCGCCGGCGGAGCTTGATGAACAGCTGACGAAGCAATTGGTCGATGCCGTGTTGGTGGATGCCGGCGCCGGCGAGGATGCGGCTCGCATGGTGGCGCGTGCCGACGACTTCCAAAGCGTCCCGTTCGTACTGCTCACGTCGCTGCTGCCGGCCGACGCCCCCATGGTGGCGAAAGCCGCCGAGCACGGCGTGACCGATGTCCTCATCGACGGCGTGGACGACTCGGTGGCGCGCGAGATCGTGCTGCGACACGCCTTCTCCACACGCTTCGAGCGAGCGCTCACCGATCCGCCTGCCATCCTGCATCTGGATACACCGCTCCAACTGGCGGTCTGGCGCAGCGTGGTGCACCGGGCCGGACGGCCGGTTCGCACCGATCAGCTGGCCAGGGAACTGGGAGTCTCGCGTGAACACCTCTCCCGCAGCTTCGCGGTGGGCGAAGCCCCCACACTCAAGCGGGTGATCGATCTGGTGCGGGTCCTGGCCGCGGCCGAGCTGGCCAAGAACGCCGGTTATGATGTGCGGGACGTGGCACAGGTATTGGGCTTTGCCAGCTCGTCGCACCTGTCCAGCACCACCCAACGGTTGGTGGGGGCCCGGGCCAGTTCGCTCACCAGGCTCCGGGCGGTCGACCTGCTGGAGCGGTTCAATAATCATCGGGATTGA
- a CDS encoding NUDIX hydrolase, whose amino-acid sequence MSSASDAGHEAGDVSGGAPPPADAQPASAEAQLAPPRKRSGRAKLETSAGGVVYRVQDGQPLFLLIRDSYRNWGFPKGHLEVDEQPDAAAVREVREETGLEALELDGEIDTIDWFFRFRGRLVHKVCHFFLMRSDSAQTKPQRAEGITACRWATYDDAARLVSYANARDVLVRANAMVLRQELPLVPELRRS is encoded by the coding sequence GTGAGCAGCGCATCCGATGCGGGCCACGAGGCGGGGGACGTGTCCGGCGGCGCGCCGCCGCCGGCTGATGCGCAACCCGCTAGCGCCGAGGCGCAACTCGCGCCGCCGCGCAAGCGATCCGGTCGCGCCAAACTGGAGACGTCCGCCGGCGGCGTGGTCTACCGCGTACAGGACGGGCAGCCCCTTTTCCTGCTCATTCGCGACAGCTATCGCAATTGGGGTTTTCCGAAAGGACACCTTGAAGTGGATGAACAGCCGGATGCGGCTGCGGTGCGCGAAGTGCGCGAGGAGACCGGGCTTGAAGCGCTCGAACTCGATGGCGAAATCGACACCATCGATTGGTTCTTCCGCTTTCGCGGTCGACTGGTGCACAAAGTCTGCCATTTCTTCCTGATGCGAAGCGACAGCGCACAGACCAAGCCGCAACGGGCGGAAGGCATCACCGCCTGCCGGTGGGCGACCTACGACGACGCCGCGCGGTTGGTCTCGTACGCCAACGCGCGCGATGTGCTGGTGCGCGCCAATGCCATGGTGCTGCGTCAGGAGTTGCCGCTTGTTCCGGAGTTGCGCAGATCATGA
- a CDS encoding ABC transporter ATP-binding protein: protein MIELKDVHKAFGHKKVLEGFSLVVPEGETVVIIGYSGTGKSVAIKHIVGLLEPDSGEVWVDGQRVDQLSRKALYQLRRQIGYVFQFAALFDSMNVGENVAMGLRKQGELTEKEIAVRVDEALDLVDLPDNNARMPAELSGGMRKRVGIARAIALRPKYILYDEPTTGLDPVTAATIDALMVRMREQLHVTGIVITHDMRSAYTVGTRIAMLYEGRVRAVGTIDEIQHSTDPIVRQFIEGRPTLEGSAPLIGT, encoded by the coding sequence ATGATCGAACTCAAGGATGTCCATAAAGCCTTCGGGCACAAGAAAGTGCTCGAAGGCTTCTCGCTTGTCGTCCCCGAAGGCGAGACGGTGGTCATCATCGGCTATTCCGGCACCGGAAAGTCGGTGGCCATCAAACACATCGTCGGACTCCTCGAGCCGGATTCCGGCGAAGTCTGGGTGGATGGGCAGCGCGTCGATCAACTCTCCCGCAAGGCGCTCTACCAGTTGCGCCGCCAGATCGGCTACGTGTTTCAGTTTGCCGCCCTGTTCGATTCCATGAATGTCGGCGAAAACGTCGCCATGGGGCTGCGCAAGCAGGGTGAGCTGACCGAAAAGGAGATCGCGGTGCGGGTGGATGAGGCACTCGATCTGGTCGATCTCCCCGACAACAACGCCCGCATGCCCGCCGAGCTTTCCGGTGGCATGCGCAAGCGCGTTGGCATCGCGCGTGCCATTGCCTTGCGCCCCAAGTACATCCTGTACGACGAACCCACCACCGGCCTTGACCCGGTCACGGCGGCCACCATCGACGCACTGATGGTGCGCATGCGCGAGCAGCTGCACGTGACGGGCATTGTCATTACGCACGACATGCGCAGCGCGTACACGGTGGGCACCCGCATTGCCATGTTGTACGAGGGACGCGTGCGCGCCGTCGGCACCATCGACGAGATCCAGCACAGCACCGATCCCATCGTGCGTCAATTCATCGAAGGACGTCCGACGCTGGAAGGGTCGGCCCCGTTGATCGGCACGTGA
- a CDS encoding RNA polymerase sigma factor RpoD/SigA, translating into MTDVKRKRRRAAPAGIAPSEPERDILDQYLYEVSTYPLLKGAEEIELAKKIRAGDQDALQELVKRNLRFVISVAKKYQNRGLPLIDLIGEGNVGLLTAARKFDPDQGVKFISYAVWWIRQAILSSLARQGRTVRVPLNRTADLSRIIKASEILRQKLRREPSPEELAQVTGLSVDVVQSLAALNTGDVRLDAPMDPDGDRSLIERFVADEMPDTEEEAMNRFLTDEIEQALSTLPPRDAKVLRLYFGLEGGREHTLEEIGSMLGVTRERVRQLRDRALKRLREGDVGRALSSFAA; encoded by the coding sequence ATGACCGACGTCAAGCGGAAGCGCCGTCGCGCGGCCCCCGCGGGCATCGCGCCCTCCGAGCCGGAACGCGACATCCTCGACCAGTACCTCTATGAGGTCAGCACGTACCCGCTGCTCAAGGGTGCTGAGGAAATTGAACTCGCCAAAAAGATTCGCGCCGGCGATCAGGACGCGCTGCAGGAGCTGGTCAAGCGCAACCTGCGTTTCGTCATTTCGGTCGCCAAGAAATATCAGAATCGGGGTTTGCCACTCATCGACCTGATCGGTGAAGGCAACGTGGGTCTGCTCACGGCCGCGCGAAAGTTCGATCCCGACCAGGGCGTCAAGTTCATTTCGTACGCCGTCTGGTGGATTCGTCAGGCCATCCTGTCGTCGCTGGCCCGTCAGGGCCGCACGGTGCGCGTGCCGCTCAATCGCACCGCCGATCTGTCGCGCATCATCAAGGCCTCGGAAATCCTCCGACAGAAGTTGCGTCGCGAACCGTCGCCGGAGGAGCTGGCGCAGGTGACCGGCCTGTCGGTGGACGTCGTGCAGTCGCTCGCCGCGCTCAACACCGGCGACGTGCGGCTCGATGCCCCCATGGACCCCGATGGCGATCGGTCGCTCATCGAGCGGTTCGTCGCCGACGAAATGCCCGACACGGAAGAAGAAGCGATGAATCGCTTCCTCACCGACGAGATCGAGCAGGCGCTCTCCACGCTGCCGCCGCGCGACGCCAAGGTGCTCCGACTGTACTTCGGCCTGGAAGGCGGACGCGAGCATACGCTGGAGGAAATCGGCAGCATGCTGGGCGTCACCCGTGAACGGGTCCGCCAACTGCGCGACCGGGCCCTCAAGCGGCTCCGCGAGGGCGATGTGGGACGGGCACTGTCCAGCTTCGCGGCCTGA
- a CDS encoding SusC/RagA family TonB-linked outer membrane protein produces MKKRILTVLMGTFLFATQAWAQEKTVTGRVTRDASVPLSGVSVVVKGAGRGTQTNTNGDYTIRVTVGQVLQFRIIGYAPVERTVGADNVISVQLQKNAANLDAVVVTALGETAVKRSLGTSQQTVMGADVAQTGRQNFINSLQGRVAGVEVVSTSGVPGASSSITIRGVSSISSSNQPLMIIDGLPMDNKTLNTGVLASDAPGSLTAFSNRGVDFTNRAADVNPEDIESMVVLKGPEASALYGIDAANGAIVITTKRGQAGTGGLEYNNRFRLENTRTQPEMQRTYGPTSISGNAQGSFSYFGSPYASGTQFYDNIAGFFQTAFTQTHNLAFSGGSADNKVNYRLAVAADNQEGVVPTSLYSRINLTGRSGAQITKWLKTDLSMQYTIADNDQAYKGDNGPLIGLLLWPQTDNASDYLTPAGNRRRVTLLAASGETDNPYFNVQKNRINSRNNRLISNIGLVLTPFSWGNLRTNIGSDSYTNENTILRHPESVYGNTYNGILDIAADVTRNLNAQTLLNFNGHQFTKSFGIRGLIGNAISDARSQTNALKGQDFLDPNFVSINNTNVRTNRTFLSQRRLVSAFGQLTANYQDYLYLNITGRNDWTSTIPVERNSFFYPSITGSFVFSDAFPAVGRFMTGKLRGGYAEVGKDARPYAYRPSLEYKTTSNGGYGYGFTGPNLDLKPEFARSYEVGTELSFLDNRLGLDITTYRKQTKDQIVNDIRGSYATGFILFNLNGAVTRNTGVEISLRGQPMLTRDFSWDVLANFEQARGKVLALPNALPESYVSDTWLFGNVRNGTAPGLSTRSMTGLFYLRNTAGKLLIDPTTGLPLRSTSFIDAGYDRQPDYTIGLTNTFRYKNLSVNFLIDIRKGGDVFNATEQFLTARGLSTRTLDRDKPRVIDGVLRDGKENSATPTVNSIVVIPAVQTSYYTNISEELFIEKDINWVRLRDVTVRYVLPGKYLKARDASVFLTGTDLLLFTNYSGLDPIVNGNTAAVGGSGAAGIDYGNFPMPRGFAFGVKVGY; encoded by the coding sequence ATGAAGAAACGAATACTCACGGTGCTGATGGGCACCTTCCTCTTTGCCACGCAGGCATGGGCGCAAGAGAAGACGGTGACCGGCAGAGTCACGCGCGATGCCAGCGTCCCCCTCTCCGGCGTCTCGGTCGTCGTCAAAGGCGCGGGCCGCGGTACCCAGACCAACACCAATGGTGACTACACCATTCGCGTCACGGTCGGCCAGGTGCTGCAGTTCCGCATCATCGGGTACGCCCCGGTGGAGCGCACCGTGGGCGCCGACAACGTCATCAGCGTGCAACTCCAGAAGAATGCCGCCAATCTCGACGCCGTGGTCGTGACCGCGCTCGGCGAGACCGCGGTCAAGCGCAGTCTGGGCACGTCGCAACAGACCGTCATGGGTGCCGACGTCGCGCAAACGGGCCGACAGAACTTCATCAACTCGCTGCAGGGCCGCGTGGCCGGTGTCGAAGTGGTGAGCACGTCCGGCGTCCCCGGCGCCTCATCGTCGATCACCATTCGCGGCGTCAGTTCCATCAGCAGCAGCAATCAGCCGCTCATGATCATCGACGGCCTGCCGATGGACAACAAGACGCTCAACACGGGCGTGCTGGCCTCCGATGCGCCCGGATCGTTGACGGCCTTCAGCAATCGCGGGGTCGACTTCACCAACCGCGCTGCCGACGTCAACCCGGAAGACATCGAAAGCATGGTGGTGCTGAAAGGCCCGGAAGCTTCGGCCCTGTACGGTATTGACGCGGCCAACGGCGCAATCGTCATCACCACCAAGCGCGGTCAAGCGGGCACGGGCGGGCTGGAATACAACAACCGATTCCGGCTCGAGAACACGAGAACCCAGCCGGAGATGCAACGGACGTATGGTCCGACGTCGATCTCCGGCAATGCGCAGGGATCGTTCTCGTACTTCGGCAGTCCGTATGCCTCCGGCACCCAGTTCTACGACAACATCGCGGGCTTCTTCCAGACCGCGTTCACGCAGACGCATAATCTCGCGTTCAGCGGTGGGTCGGCCGACAACAAGGTCAACTATCGGTTGGCCGTCGCCGCCGACAATCAGGAGGGCGTGGTTCCCACCTCGTTGTACAGCCGCATCAACCTGACCGGCCGCTCGGGCGCGCAGATCACGAAGTGGCTCAAGACCGACCTGTCCATGCAGTACACCATCGCCGATAACGACCAGGCCTACAAAGGCGACAATGGTCCGCTGATCGGCTTGTTGCTGTGGCCACAGACGGACAATGCCTCGGATTACCTCACGCCCGCCGGTAACCGGCGCCGCGTGACCCTGCTGGCGGCCTCGGGCGAAACCGATAACCCGTACTTCAATGTCCAGAAGAACCGGATCAACTCCCGAAACAACCGGTTGATCTCGAACATCGGCCTCGTGCTGACGCCGTTCTCGTGGGGCAACCTGCGCACCAACATCGGTTCGGACAGCTACACCAACGAAAACACGATCCTGCGGCATCCCGAGAGCGTGTACGGCAACACCTACAACGGCATTCTCGACATTGCGGCCGACGTCACGCGTAACCTCAATGCGCAGACGCTGCTCAATTTCAACGGCCACCAGTTCACGAAGAGCTTCGGCATCCGCGGCCTGATCGGCAACGCCATTTCCGACGCGCGCTCGCAGACGAACGCGCTGAAAGGTCAGGACTTCCTCGATCCGAACTTCGTCTCCATCAACAACACCAACGTTCGCACCAATCGCACCTTCCTGTCGCAGCGCCGGCTGGTGAGTGCGTTCGGACAGCTCACGGCGAATTACCAGGACTACCTGTACCTGAACATCACCGGCCGGAATGACTGGACGTCCACCATTCCCGTCGAACGCAACTCGTTCTTCTATCCCTCCATCACCGGCAGCTTCGTCTTCTCCGACGCGTTCCCGGCTGTCGGCCGCTTCATGACGGGCAAGCTGCGCGGTGGGTACGCGGAAGTGGGTAAAGACGCGCGGCCATATGCGTACCGGCCGTCGCTCGAGTACAAGACCACGTCCAACGGTGGATACGGATACGGCTTCACCGGCCCCAACCTGGACCTCAAACCGGAGTTTGCCCGGTCGTATGAGGTGGGCACGGAGTTGAGCTTCCTGGACAACCGGCTCGGCCTTGATATCACCACGTACCGCAAGCAGACCAAGGATCAGATTGTCAACGACATCCGCGGCAGCTACGCCACCGGCTTCATCCTGTTCAACCTGAACGGCGCGGTCACCAGAAATACGGGCGTGGAAATCTCGTTGCGCGGCCAGCCCATGCTGACGCGTGACTTCTCGTGGGACGTGCTGGCCAACTTCGAGCAAGCGCGGGGCAAGGTGCTCGCGTTGCCCAATGCCCTGCCGGAGTCGTACGTGTCCGACACCTGGCTGTTCGGCAATGTGCGCAACGGCACGGCGCCGGGGCTGTCCACGCGCTCCATGACGGGGCTGTTCTATCTGCGGAATACCGCGGGCAAGCTGCTGATCGATCCCACCACGGGACTTCCGCTGCGGTCCACCAGCTTCATCGATGCCGGGTACGACCGCCAGCCCGACTACACCATCGGCCTGACCAACACGTTCCGGTACAAGAACCTGTCCGTGAACTTCCTGATCGATATCCGGAAGGGCGGCGATGTCTTCAACGCCACGGAGCAGTTCCTGACCGCGCGCGGCCTCAGCACCCGTACGCTGGATCGCGACAAGCCGCGCGTCATTGACGGCGTGCTGCGTGACGGCAAGGAAAACTCGGCCACGCCGACCGTGAACAGCATCGTGGTCATTCCGGCGGTGCAGACCTCGTACTACACCAACATCAGTGAAGAGCTGTTCATCGAGAAAGACATCAACTGGGTCCGGCTCCGTGACGTGACGGTGCGCTATGTCCTTCCCGGGAAGTACCTGAAGGCCCGGGACGCCAGCGTGTTCCTCACCGGCACCGACCTGCTCCTGTTCACCAACTACTCCGGCCTCGACCCCATCGTGAACGGCAACACGGCAGCTGTGGGCGGCTCAGGCGCCGCTGGTATCGATTACGGCAACTTCCCAATGCCGCGCGGGTTCGCGTTCGGCGTCAAGGTGGGGTACTGA
- a CDS encoding RagB/SusD family nutrient uptake outer membrane protein, translating to MKKISNVLLAATLALSTTSCKDFLDVNTNPNGPQTVSANLYLAPMLHWMVTAPQYDARFVGRYNQEWTLPGTSLGTWDRMGYDPSSDNGAQQWRDVYWTLGQNLVDMTKLAEAEQRWDLLGVAKLLKAWGWQVTTDLHGEIIVKEAIDQSKFSFNYDSQEYAYTEIQKLLNEAIVLLKRTDGAVDQTYLARTDKIYGGDRTKWLKLAYGMLALNLNHFSNKSTYKPADVIAAVNLSFLSNADDPLLTYPNTQNDDINFFGRTRGNLPSYRPTQFVVGLLNGTQFGGVVDPRLSRMIAPAPDGVFRGLDINVVGFGALSTAQQPNNFYGYAGTGGLQLPGRYLFDDKAKMPLMTFAQLQFIKAEASYKLGDLAGALQAYTTGISAHIDFVNARNVDNGQTPTPITASEKSAFLANTAIVPATPAGLTLTHIMSQKYIAQWGWGHNEIWMDLRRYHYTDIDPVGGRQVFPGFAPPTTLYPDNGGKIVQRIRPRFNSEYVWNRAGLDAVGGLALDYHTKPLWITQP from the coding sequence ATGAAGAAGATTTCCAACGTCCTGCTGGCCGCGACGCTCGCGTTGTCCACCACCAGCTGCAAGGATTTCCTCGACGTCAACACCAATCCCAACGGGCCACAGACCGTCTCGGCCAATCTGTATCTGGCACCGATGCTGCATTGGATGGTGACGGCGCCGCAGTACGATGCGCGGTTCGTGGGCCGGTACAACCAGGAATGGACGCTGCCCGGTACCAGTCTCGGTACCTGGGACCGCATGGGCTACGACCCGTCCAGCGACAACGGCGCGCAGCAGTGGCGCGACGTGTACTGGACGCTGGGGCAGAATCTGGTGGACATGACCAAACTGGCTGAAGCCGAACAACGCTGGGACCTGTTGGGCGTGGCCAAACTGCTCAAGGCGTGGGGCTGGCAGGTGACCACCGACCTGCACGGTGAGATCATCGTGAAGGAGGCCATCGATCAGTCCAAGTTCAGCTTCAACTACGACAGCCAGGAATACGCCTACACGGAAATCCAGAAGCTGCTGAACGAAGCCATCGTCCTGCTGAAACGCACCGACGGTGCCGTCGACCAGACGTACCTGGCGCGCACCGACAAGATTTACGGCGGGGATCGCACCAAGTGGTTGAAGCTGGCGTACGGCATGCTGGCGCTGAATCTCAATCATTTCTCCAACAAGTCCACCTACAAGCCGGCCGATGTGATTGCGGCGGTCAACCTGTCGTTCCTCAGCAACGCGGATGATCCGCTGCTCACGTATCCGAACACGCAAAACGATGACATCAATTTCTTCGGACGCACACGCGGCAATTTGCCGTCGTACCGACCGACGCAGTTTGTGGTGGGCCTGCTGAATGGCACGCAGTTTGGCGGCGTGGTCGATCCCCGACTCAGCCGGATGATCGCGCCGGCACCTGATGGCGTGTTCCGGGGTCTCGACATCAATGTCGTGGGCTTTGGGGCGCTGAGTACGGCGCAGCAGCCCAACAATTTCTACGGCTACGCGGGCACGGGCGGACTGCAATTGCCCGGTCGCTACCTGTTCGACGACAAGGCCAAGATGCCGTTGATGACGTTTGCGCAGTTGCAGTTCATCAAGGCGGAAGCGTCGTACAAGCTGGGCGATCTCGCTGGCGCGTTGCAGGCGTACACCACGGGTATCTCGGCACACATCGACTTCGTGAACGCGCGCAACGTCGATAACGGTCAGACGCCCACGCCAATCACGGCGTCGGAAAAGTCGGCGTTCCTGGCCAACACCGCCATCGTACCGGCTACACCCGCCGGTCTGACGCTGACGCACATCATGTCGCAGAAGTACATCGCGCAGTGGGGCTGGGGACACAACGAAATCTGGATGGATCTCCGTCGTTACCACTACACCGACATCGATCCGGTGGGCGGCCGACAGGTATTCCCCGGCTTTGCCCCGCCCACCACGCTGTATCCGGACAATGGCGGGAAGATCGTCCAGCGTATCCGGCCGCGATTTAACTCGGAGTATGTGTGGAACCGTGCGGGCCTGGACGCCGTTGGCGGACTCGCACTGGATTACCACACCAAGCCGCTCTGGATCACTCAACCGTAA
- a CDS encoding DUF4397 domain-containing protein, with product MKTFRSIAILLGAFALASCDTEGGGIQDITGALPGARVKFFNFGVNAPSVNFYANTAKVTATTSATGVEALTGVSYGSVGSGGFYSALTPGQYSFIGKIAATVDKDLTVATVPGTLADGKAYSVYVSGFYDATAKTVEGFVVEDPFDAAIDYTVAYVRFVNAISNSQPMTMYAKNTTTLTEVAVGAAVAYKAAGAFTSVPNGVYDLSTRTAGSTTNAIARTAVSLSAGKVYTISARGDITVTSTTATNRPFLDNTANR from the coding sequence ATGAAGACTTTCAGATCGATTGCGATCCTGCTCGGCGCCTTCGCGCTGGCCTCGTGCGACACAGAAGGCGGCGGCATTCAGGATATCACCGGTGCCCTTCCGGGCGCACGCGTCAAGTTCTTCAACTTTGGCGTGAACGCCCCGTCGGTAAACTTTTACGCCAATACGGCGAAGGTCACGGCCACGACATCTGCTACGGGTGTTGAGGCATTGACCGGCGTTTCGTACGGCAGTGTGGGGTCGGGTGGTTTCTATTCGGCGCTCACGCCGGGGCAGTACAGCTTTATCGGCAAGATTGCGGCTACGGTCGATAAAGACCTGACGGTCGCGACGGTTCCAGGCACTCTGGCGGACGGCAAGGCCTACTCGGTTTACGTGAGCGGGTTCTACGACGCCACCGCGAAGACTGTCGAGGGATTCGTGGTAGAAGATCCGTTCGACGCGGCCATCGATTACACGGTGGCGTATGTCCGGTTCGTCAACGCGATTTCCAACTCCCAACCGATGACGATGTACGCCAAGAACACCACCACGCTCACCGAAGTTGCGGTGGGCGCCGCGGTGGCCTACAAGGCGGCCGGCGCGTTCACGTCGGTGCCCAATGGCGTGTACGACCTGAGCACCCGTACGGCGGGCTCAACCACCAACGCCATCGCCCGAACCGCTGTGTCGTTGTCGGCCGGCAAGGTGTACACCATCAGCGCGCGCGGCGACATCACGGTTACCTCAACCACGGCCACCAACCGACCGTTTCTCGACAATACGGCAAATCGGTAA
- a CDS encoding carboxypeptidase regulatory-like domain-containing protein, translating to MSTRKRRSPAVLARLVVALVCAAPVALAQPTQNPGTPAGVSRATVSGGVRDSIAGRPLVGALVQLVGADSAQTFGQTVLSDSLGEFVFPNVPDGRYTLGFFHAILDSLGLEPVLRAVTVAGQRSARVDLATPSPTRLRAAICGLPSPQGPVAVAMGFVRDAQSLAPLSGVKVVAEWIELSIGREGVVRRSPRRVTTTKESGWFAICDVPSPGAMVLMASRGADSTDFIDVQVPADGFLRRELYLGAAQTVIAEAKPTDSLAVRRVNTGNGLLRGTVTAERSGQPLAGAQVSIVNGPQTRTNERGEWAMVNAPAGTRTLEVRAVGYYPERSAVDVIDSAPPLRVALATFKSVLDTMKVIANYDRFSNLAGFRERSRSGLGRFVTAADLVRRQVFATSDLFRNMPGVYLDGGSDLDQKIYMRGIFSDRCEPAVYLNGTLMTGLNASEIDAFARPSDILGIEVYSQSQAPAQFQPGLGDCGSIVFWTK from the coding sequence GTGAGCACGCGAAAACGCCGGTCTCCCGCAGTACTTGCGCGTTTGGTGGTCGCGCTGGTGTGCGCCGCGCCGGTCGCGCTCGCGCAGCCGACGCAGAATCCCGGCACTCCCGCCGGCGTGTCGCGCGCCACCGTTAGTGGCGGTGTGCGCGACAGTATCGCGGGGCGACCGCTGGTGGGCGCTCTGGTGCAGCTCGTTGGCGCTGACAGCGCGCAGACGTTTGGTCAAACGGTGCTGTCGGATTCCCTGGGTGAGTTTGTATTCCCCAACGTTCCGGACGGCCGCTACACGCTGGGGTTCTTCCACGCGATACTCGACTCGCTTGGACTCGAACCCGTGCTGCGGGCAGTGACAGTAGCCGGCCAGCGCAGCGCGCGCGTCGACCTCGCCACGCCGTCCCCCACACGGCTTCGCGCCGCGATATGCGGACTCCCGTCGCCGCAAGGACCTGTTGCAGTTGCTATGGGATTCGTTCGCGATGCGCAGAGTCTTGCGCCCCTGTCGGGCGTCAAAGTTGTGGCAGAGTGGATTGAGTTGTCCATCGGTCGAGAGGGTGTCGTAAGACGCAGCCCGCGACGGGTCACCACCACCAAGGAAAGCGGATGGTTCGCCATCTGCGACGTGCCCAGCCCGGGTGCCATGGTGCTGATGGCCAGTCGCGGTGCCGACAGCACGGACTTCATCGACGTGCAGGTTCCGGCCGACGGATTCCTCCGACGGGAGTTGTATCTGGGTGCCGCGCAGACAGTCATTGCCGAGGCAAAGCCGACAGACTCGCTGGCTGTGCGTCGCGTGAATACCGGGAATGGCCTGTTGCGCGGCACCGTAACAGCAGAACGCAGCGGTCAGCCGCTGGCTGGTGCCCAGGTGTCCATTGTGAATGGCCCGCAGACGCGCACCAATGAGCGCGGCGAGTGGGCGATGGTGAACGCACCGGCTGGCACTCGCACGCTGGAAGTACGCGCCGTTGGCTACTATCCGGAGCGCAGCGCGGTGGATGTGATCGATAGCGCGCCTCCGCTGCGCGTGGCACTGGCCACGTTCAAGTCGGTGCTGGATACCATGAAGGTGATTGCCAACTACGATCGGTTCAGCAACCTCGCAGGCTTTCGCGAACGCAGCCGGTCGGGACTTGGCCGCTTCGTGACCGCAGCGGACCTCGTGCGGCGACAGGTTTTCGCCACCTCCGACCTCTTCCGCAACATGCCCGGCGTCTATCTCGACGGCGGAAGCGATCTCGATCAGAAGATCTACATGCGCGGCATCTTCTCCGACCGGTGTGAGCCGGCGGTGTATCTGAACGGGACGTTGATGACCGGGCTCAACGCCTCGGAGATCGACGCGTTTGCGCGACCGAGCGACATCCTCGGCATCGAAGTCTATTCGCAGAGTCAGGCACCGGCGCAGTTCCAGCCAGGATTGGGCGACTGCGGCAGCATCGTATTCTGGACGAAGTAA
- a CDS encoding PEP-CTERM sorting domain-containing protein: MNRKPFAFAIAFVASTFVAPAMLHAQVVTTGQWNTMVAPTKDGTPFWDGASSDNVNGSNCNVGYFLLNQSGAGFGPCINEHPTDAFVNANAGRLGYTGNNPNGSFLSGSNVNTSAGFAFKAGTYRLEFLANISGFGPSGQELWAYSGPSSAPLQVQQLYAVGSYPDAVTSVFNVTFNTEWYLGARTAEVGHPWMYSNSVATHYALFSERAVGNVSEFGRFWVGFGDTPSGGDNDYNDLMLQVQQVQQIQSVVPEPSTWALMVFGLGSLGLVSRRRQRNR; this comes from the coding sequence TTGAACCGAAAGCCATTTGCGTTTGCCATTGCCTTTGTCGCTTCCACTTTCGTCGCTCCGGCGATGCTTCATGCGCAGGTCGTGACGACTGGCCAGTGGAACACCATGGTTGCTCCCACCAAGGACGGCACGCCCTTCTGGGACGGCGCATCGTCGGACAATGTGAACGGATCGAACTGCAATGTCGGGTATTTCCTGCTGAACCAGTCGGGCGCCGGTTTCGGGCCATGCATCAACGAGCATCCCACCGACGCGTTTGTAAACGCCAACGCGGGCCGACTCGGCTACACGGGAAACAATCCGAACGGTTCATTCCTCAGTGGCTCGAATGTGAACACCTCGGCGGGTTTCGCCTTCAAGGCGGGCACCTATCGACTGGAGTTCCTCGCCAACATCTCAGGCTTCGGGCCGTCCGGTCAGGAACTGTGGGCGTACTCGGGACCCTCCAGCGCACCACTGCAGGTGCAGCAGCTCTACGCGGTGGGGTCGTATCCGGACGCCGTGACCAGCGTCTTCAACGTGACGTTCAACACCGAGTGGTATCTGGGCGCGCGCACGGCGGAAGTCGGGCATCCGTGGATGTACAGCAACTCCGTGGCGACGCATTATGCGCTGTTCAGCGAGCGCGCCGTCGGGAACGTGAGTGAGTTCGGCCGATTCTGGGTTGGATTTGGCGACACGCCATCGGGCGGAGACAACGACTACAACGATCTCATGCTCCAGGTCCAACAGGTTCAGCAGATCCAGTCCGTGGTGCCGGAACCTTCCACGTGGGCCTTGATGGTGTTTGGCCTGGGTTCATTGGGACTGGTGTCACGTCGTCGGCAACGCAATCGCTGA